One genomic window of Mucilaginibacter sp. SJ includes the following:
- the mfd gene encoding transcription-repair coupling factor, with amino-acid sequence MNIRDILDRYKADDRIKALATALNASKNPRVQLRGLVGSSDSAMAVALYFLQHKHMVFVLPDREEAGYFQADLENLTGKEALLFPSSYRKPFEFTQPDSSNVLARAEVLNELNHSTEYGQLIVTYPEALAEKVIDRSSLEKNTLEIAVGNKLSIDFINEFLIEYDFERVDFVYEPGQFSIRGGIVDIFSFSHMLPYRVEFFGDFIESIRTFEIESQLSVEHVKSITIVPNVQSKFLTENNISLLEYVEAGTQVWIKDVQFTLDIIQTGYKKAVNLWKALSADEKAQNPDWIDPKFGFTDEKLIGDQLHDFPVVEFGKQFFYHDATTINFDMRPQPSFNKDFTLLIHNFKNNEADKIENFIFTDSAKQVERLYAILDDLDKTVKFTPVSISIREGFIDHEQKIACYTDHQIFDRYYKYKTRKGYQRSQAITLKELRDLKPGDYVTHIDHGIGKYAGLEKVDVNGKQQEMIRLIYADNDLLYVNINSLNRISKFSGKEGSVPKMNKLGTDTWERLKKTTKKKVKDIARDLIKLYALRKAQHGNAFSPDSYLQTELEASFLYEDTPDQEKATADFKKDMESPHPMDRLICGDVGFGKTEVAVRAAFKAVADSKQVAILVPTTILAAQHYKTFTDRLRGFPANIDYVNRFKSTRQIKDTLEKLKEGKVDIIIGTHRLVSKDVKFKDLGLMIIDEEQKFGVSTKEKLKQMRANVDTLTLTATPIPRTLHFSLMGARDLSIISTPPPNRQPVVTELHVFNDKLIKEAVEFEIDRSGQVFFIHNRVADLPQLGGMIRKLVPKARIGIAHGQLEGDDLEDVMLKFVNHEYDVLVATTIIEAGLDIPNANTIIINYAHMFGLSDLHQMRGRVGRSNKKAYCYLLSPPLSTLTSEARKRLSAIEEFSDLGSGFNVAMRDLDIRGSGNLLGAEQSGFIAEIGFEMYHKILDEAIQELKDDEFKGVFPEDKPRPYISFTQIDTDLEILIPDEYVTNLSERYNLYTELSKLENEVELQAFQQKLNDRFGPVPEQVNGLLNTLRLQWLGKAIGFEKISLKKNVLRGYFITNQQSSYFETEAFRNVLDFVKNNPRRTNLKEVKNTLRLGIEGIDSVDEAVRMLSEVAGII; translated from the coding sequence TTGAACATCCGTGATATATTAGACAGATATAAGGCTGATGACCGGATAAAAGCGTTGGCTACCGCGCTTAACGCATCAAAAAATCCAAGGGTACAGCTACGTGGTTTGGTGGGATCAAGTGATTCGGCCATGGCGGTAGCATTGTATTTTTTGCAGCACAAACACATGGTATTTGTACTGCCCGACCGCGAAGAAGCAGGCTATTTCCAGGCCGACCTGGAAAACCTTACCGGTAAAGAAGCCCTGCTGTTCCCTTCATCATACCGCAAACCATTTGAATTTACCCAGCCCGACAGCAGCAATGTGCTTGCCCGTGCCGAGGTTTTGAACGAACTTAACCACAGCACCGAATATGGCCAGCTCATTGTAACTTATCCCGAGGCCCTGGCCGAAAAGGTGATCGATCGTTCATCGCTTGAAAAAAACACCCTCGAAATAGCTGTTGGCAATAAGCTCAGCATCGATTTTATCAACGAGTTTTTGATAGAGTATGATTTTGAGCGCGTTGATTTTGTATATGAGCCGGGGCAATTTTCCATCCGTGGCGGTATTGTTGATATCTTCTCTTTTTCGCATATGCTCCCCTACCGGGTGGAGTTTTTTGGTGATTTCATTGAGTCGATCCGTACGTTTGAAATCGAGAGCCAACTATCGGTTGAGCATGTTAAAAGCATTACCATTGTTCCCAACGTACAATCTAAATTTCTAACGGAGAATAATATCTCCCTGCTTGAATATGTTGAAGCAGGTACACAGGTGTGGATCAAAGACGTTCAGTTTACGCTGGACATTATCCAAACCGGTTATAAAAAGGCTGTAAACCTTTGGAAAGCCCTCTCTGCAGATGAAAAAGCACAAAACCCTGATTGGATAGACCCCAAATTTGGTTTTACCGACGAAAAGCTAATAGGCGATCAATTGCATGATTTCCCTGTGGTAGAGTTTGGAAAGCAGTTCTTTTACCATGACGCTACCACTATCAATTTTGATATGCGCCCGCAGCCATCGTTTAATAAGGACTTTACGCTGCTCATTCATAATTTCAAAAACAATGAGGCTGACAAGATAGAGAACTTCATCTTTACCGATTCGGCCAAACAGGTTGAGCGTTTATACGCCATTTTGGACGACCTGGACAAAACGGTAAAATTTACACCGGTAAGCATCTCCATACGCGAAGGCTTCATTGATCACGAGCAAAAGATAGCCTGCTATACCGATCACCAGATCTTTGACCGTTACTATAAATACAAAACCCGCAAGGGCTACCAACGTTCCCAAGCTATTACGCTCAAGGAGCTCCGTGACCTTAAACCAGGCGACTATGTTACCCATATCGACCACGGTATAGGCAAATATGCGGGTTTGGAAAAGGTTGATGTGAACGGCAAACAACAGGAAATGATCCGCCTGATTTATGCTGATAACGACCTGCTGTATGTGAACATTAACTCACTTAACCGCATCTCCAAATTCAGCGGTAAAGAAGGCTCTGTTCCCAAAATGAACAAGCTGGGTACCGACACCTGGGAACGTTTGAAGAAAACAACAAAAAAAAAAGTTAAGGACATAGCTCGCGACCTGATCAAGCTTTACGCCCTTCGTAAAGCCCAGCATGGCAACGCCTTTTCGCCCGATAGCTACCTGCAAACCGAGCTGGAGGCATCATTCCTGTACGAAGACACTCCCGACCAGGAAAAAGCCACTGCCGATTTCAAAAAAGATATGGAGTCGCCCCACCCTATGGACCGCCTCATTTGCGGCGACGTAGGTTTTGGGAAAACTGAAGTAGCTGTCCGTGCAGCTTTCAAAGCCGTTGCCGATAGCAAGCAGGTGGCCATTCTGGTACCAACAACCATCCTGGCGGCGCAACACTATAAAACTTTTACCGACAGGCTCAGGGGTTTTCCTGCCAACATTGATTATGTTAACCGCTTTAAATCAACCAGGCAGATCAAGGATACTCTGGAGAAGCTAAAAGAAGGGAAAGTAGATATTATCATAGGCACACATCGTTTGGTAAGCAAGGATGTGAAATTCAAAGACCTTGGCCTGATGATCATTGACGAGGAGCAGAAGTTTGGCGTATCGACCAAAGAGAAGTTGAAACAGATGCGCGCCAATGTGGATACGCTTACTTTAACGGCTACCCCAATTCCCCGTACGCTGCACTTTTCGTTAATGGGTGCACGTGACCTTTCTATCATATCAACTCCGCCGCCAAACCGCCAGCCGGTTGTTACCGAGCTGCACGTATTTAATGATAAGTTAATTAAGGAGGCTGTTGAATTTGAAATTGACCGCAGCGGGCAGGTGTTCTTTATCCACAATCGTGTTGCCGACCTGCCGCAACTGGGCGGCATGATCCGTAAGCTGGTTCCTAAAGCACGTATCGGCATCGCTCACGGCCAATTGGAAGGTGACGACCTGGAAGATGTAATGCTTAAATTCGTAAACCACGAGTATGATGTGCTGGTGGCTACAACCATTATCGAAGCCGGGTTGGATATTCCCAATGCCAATACCATCATCATCAACTACGCCCATATGTTTGGCTTGAGCGACCTGCACCAGATGCGCGGCCGTGTGGGCAGAAGTAATAAAAAAGCGTATTGTTATTTGCTAAGTCCGCCTTTGTCAACGTTAACCAGCGAGGCCCGCAAACGCCTGAGTGCCATTGAAGAGTTCAGCGACCTGGGCAGCGGCTTTAATGTGGCTATGAGGGATTTGGACATCCGCGGCAGCGGTAACCTGCTTGGCGCCGAACAAAGCGGCTTCATTGCCGAAATAGGCTTTGAAATGTACCACAAGATTCTCGACGAGGCTATACAGGAACTTAAAGACGATGAGTTTAAAGGCGTATTCCCCGAGGATAAGCCCCGCCCCTACATTTCTTTTACCCAAATTGATACCGACCTGGAGATCCTCATCCCCGATGAGTATGTAACCAATCTCTCCGAGCGATATAACCTGTATACCGAGCTTTCCAAACTGGAAAACGAGGTAGAATTACAAGCCTTTCAACAAAAACTGAACGACCGTTTTGGGCCTGTACCTGAACAGGTTAACGGGCTGCTTAATACCCTGCGGTTGCAATGGCTGGGCAAAGCAATTGGCTTTGAAAAGATCTCACTCAAGAAAAACGTTTTGCGTGGCTATTTTATCACCAACCAGCAATCAAGTTACTTTGAAACCGAGGCATTCCGTAATGTGCTCGACTTTGTGAAGAATAACCCAAGGCGCACTAATTTGAAAGAGGTTAAAAACACGCTCCGTTTGGGCATTGAGGGAATTGATAGCGTTGACGAGGCGGTGAGGATGCTGAGCGAGGTGGCGGGGATAATATAA
- the hpt gene encoding hypoxanthine phosphoribosyltransferase: MTKQIADLEFEILLTAEKIEERVKAIGIQLNEDYNNSVPVFIGVLSGSFLFTADLIKQVSIPCEINFTKLASYYGGTSSTLKIREDIDLTVDIKGRDVLIIEDIVDTGNTAHYLIQKLKEREPASLRLCSLLLKPASLQKKIEELKYVGFEIENEFVIGYGLDYKELGRNLKDIYKKVG, translated from the coding sequence ATGACAAAACAAATAGCCGATCTGGAATTTGAGATACTACTAACTGCCGAAAAAATTGAAGAACGTGTTAAAGCCATTGGCATACAATTAAATGAAGATTATAATAATAGCGTACCCGTTTTTATAGGGGTACTCAGCGGCAGCTTTCTTTTTACAGCCGACCTGATCAAACAAGTGAGCATTCCCTGCGAAATTAACTTCACCAAATTAGCATCATACTATGGCGGCACCTCCAGTACGCTAAAAATACGGGAAGATATTGATTTAACGGTTGATATTAAGGGCCGCGATGTACTTATTATTGAAGATATTGTTGATACGGGCAATACGGCTCACTATCTAATCCAGAAATTGAAAGAAAGGGAGCCTGCCTCATTGAGGCTATGCTCGTTATTATTAAAACCTGCTTCCCTGCAAAAAAAGATCGAAGAACTTAAGTATGTGGGCTTTGAAATTGAAAATGAGTTTGTGATAGGTTATGGTCTCGATTATAAAGAATTGGGGCGTAATTTAAAGGATATTTATAAAAAAGTAGGATAG
- a CDS encoding TM2 domain-containing protein, translated as MNAYQNPYMSFDGITPEEYTFLQQATASLTEDQARTFMSFYASKRRNPQDIMFATLAGFLGVSGVQRFMTDQIGMGILYFFTAGFCFIGTIVDLINYKTIANDYNRQMAYESFNIAKMSN; from the coding sequence ATGAACGCTTATCAAAATCCATATATGTCTTTCGACGGTATCACTCCCGAAGAATATACATTTCTGCAACAGGCCACTGCCTCATTAACAGAAGATCAGGCCCGCACTTTTATGTCATTTTATGCCAGTAAAAGGCGTAACCCACAGGATATCATGTTTGCAACGCTTGCCGGTTTCCTTGGTGTATCAGGTGTACAGCGTTTCATGACTGATCAGATCGGTATGGGTATCCTTTATTTTTTCACAGCTGGTTTTTGTTTCATCGGTACCATTGTCGACCTGATCAACTATAAAACTATCGCCAACGATTATAACAGGCAAATGGCTTACGAAAGCTTCAACATAGCTAAAATGAGCAACTAA
- a CDS encoding M28 family metallopeptidase — translation MKIKHRYLMLIGGLAIFAGCQNNKSVPAEKAITAAEIKKYISALANDSMMGRKPFTAGEDKAIKYISEQFKLAGLEPGNKGSYFQDVPMVQITSTPSPVMEITGSKTPLSLHATTDFVTFSRREVDSVTLKNSPLVFAGYGVVAPEYHWNDYAGLDVKGKTVVVLVNDPGFKNGDPTFFKGDTMTYYGRWTYKYEEAARQGAAGVLIIHQKEPASYGWEVVSNSNTGAKLYLQQKDKHMNRCKVEGWITEDMGKKLLAEVGITGDFRALARKKDFKSIPLKQSVTLTINNQLKYSTSHNVIGTLKGSSQPGEYILYTAHWDHLGVGKPNAKGDSIYNGAVDNADGVAAIISVAKAFNKAKEKPKRSIVFLAVTAEEQGLLGSEYYATHPIYPVNKTVADLNMDALGDYGETKDIAVTGKGQNDLEDYVDEIVKAQGLSTVGDRHPGSGSYYRSDHFNFAKVGVPALDINNGSISAIHDGSYGEAKQKDYGDNRYHQQADNYTDTMDATGMAQIANILYEVGTKLGNETTFPGWKNGSEFKAIREKSMK, via the coding sequence ATGAAAATCAAACACCGATACCTGATGCTTATTGGTGGCCTTGCTATTTTTGCAGGCTGCCAGAATAATAAAAGTGTGCCGGCCGAAAAAGCTATTACCGCCGCCGAAATAAAGAAATACATTTCGGCTTTAGCCAATGATTCCATGATGGGCCGCAAACCTTTCACCGCCGGCGAAGACAAGGCGATCAAATACATTTCGGAGCAGTTTAAACTGGCCGGGCTCGAACCGGGCAACAAGGGCAGCTATTTCCAGGATGTGCCCATGGTGCAGATCACCAGTACGCCATCTCCTGTAATGGAAATAACAGGCAGTAAAACGCCGCTCAGCCTGCATGCCACTACAGATTTCGTAACCTTCAGCCGCCGCGAGGTTGATTCGGTAACGCTTAAAAACTCACCGCTGGTTTTTGCCGGGTATGGTGTTGTTGCTCCCGAATATCACTGGAATGATTATGCAGGACTTGATGTTAAAGGCAAAACGGTTGTTGTACTGGTGAACGATCCGGGATTTAAAAACGGCGATCCAACCTTTTTTAAAGGCGATACCATGACCTACTACGGCCGGTGGACTTACAAGTATGAGGAAGCCGCGCGGCAGGGTGCTGCAGGGGTGCTTATCATCCACCAAAAAGAACCTGCAAGTTATGGCTGGGAAGTGGTTTCCAACAGTAACACAGGCGCCAAGCTTTACCTGCAGCAAAAAGACAAGCATATGAACCGCTGCAAGGTTGAAGGCTGGATCACCGAAGATATGGGTAAAAAACTTTTAGCTGAAGTGGGCATAACCGGCGATTTCCGTGCATTGGCCCGCAAAAAAGATTTTAAGTCCATCCCGCTTAAGCAATCAGTTACTTTAACTATCAATAACCAATTAAAATATTCCACATCGCACAATGTGATCGGCACACTTAAAGGTAGTTCACAGCCGGGCGAATATATATTATACACCGCCCATTGGGACCACCTGGGCGTAGGTAAGCCTAACGCCAAAGGCGATAGCATTTACAATGGCGCGGTTGATAATGCCGACGGGGTTGCCGCTATTATCAGTGTGGCCAAAGCATTTAACAAGGCCAAAGAAAAGCCCAAACGCTCTATTGTATTTTTAGCTGTTACAGCCGAAGAGCAGGGTTTACTGGGTTCGGAATATTATGCTACCCATCCCATTTACCCGGTTAACAAAACAGTTGCCGACCTCAATATGGATGCCCTTGGCGATTACGGTGAAACCAAAGACATAGCTGTAACCGGCAAAGGCCAAAATGATTTGGAAGATTATGTTGACGAAATAGTAAAAGCACAAGGACTTAGCACTGTTGGCGACAGGCACCCCGGCTCTGGCAGCTACTACCGGTCGGACCATTTTAACTTCGCCAAGGTTGGTGTACCGGCCCTTGACATTAACAATGGCAGCATCAGCGCAATACATGATGGCAGCTACGGCGAAGCCAAACAAAAAGATTATGGCGACAACCGCTATCACCAACAGGCCGATAATTATACCGATACTATGGATGCCACAGGCATGGCACAGATAGCTAATATCCTTTATGAAGTTGGTACTAAGCTGGGCAACGAAACAACCTTCCCCGGCTGGAAAAACGGTTCGGAGTTTAAGGCGATAAGGGAAAAGTCGATGAAATAA
- a CDS encoding M61 family metallopeptidase, which produces MSTTISEAAANAQITYNVSFPEAQAHYADIEMHITGLQQNTLELKMPVWTPGSYLVREFAKNIESLTAEANGKPVAAPKINKNTWQIVTKGISSVTVKYRVYAFEFSVRTSFIDASHGFLSTTGIFVYPANMQHSPAVIHIKPYKNWDKVSTSLEMVNNDPFTRLSPNFDVLFDSPIEVGNQDVFGFDASGVHYEICMYGGGNYDKEKLKADIHKIVDQEAAVFGENPNKRYVFIVHNRLRNGGGLEHLSSTVLGASRDSYANDKGYQSFLGLVAHEHFHLWNVKRLRPVVLGPFDYDNENYTTNLWIAEGFTEYYQGIIVRRTQLFPVQNYFDVLEGEFNVLENLPGKNVQTLAESSFDAWIKAYRPNENSNNTTISYYNKGAIIGMMLDLEIINDSKGKYSLDDAMKYMYTQYYKIKKRGYTDAEFKAAFEKFAGKKLDDFYARYINGLTPIDYNKYLGYAGYKAEDELADKNDAALGITTTTTAAKKIIVTSVQRGTAAYIDGINVNDEITAIDGTPVTDAATMINGKNPGDKIEVTVTRDGQAMTLPVTLLKSNRVKYNIVTLDSPTEQQMVVRRKWLSI; this is translated from the coding sequence ATGAGTACTACCATCAGCGAGGCCGCCGCCAACGCTCAGATTACCTACAATGTTTCGTTTCCTGAAGCCCAGGCCCATTATGCTGATATTGAAATGCATATTACCGGCCTTCAGCAAAACACCCTTGAGCTCAAAATGCCGGTATGGACACCGGGCTCATACCTGGTGCGCGAGTTCGCAAAAAACATCGAATCATTAACTGCTGAAGCTAACGGCAAACCCGTTGCAGCACCCAAAATCAATAAGAATACCTGGCAAATTGTTACAAAAGGAATTTCGTCGGTAACGGTAAAATACAGGGTTTATGCTTTTGAATTTTCAGTACGCACCAGTTTTATAGATGCCTCACATGGCTTCCTTTCAACCACCGGCATCTTTGTTTACCCGGCCAATATGCAGCATTCACCCGCTGTTATCCACATCAAACCATATAAAAACTGGGATAAAGTTTCAACCAGTTTGGAAATGGTAAATAACGATCCGTTTACCCGTTTATCACCCAATTTTGATGTCCTGTTCGATTCGCCTATTGAAGTGGGCAACCAGGATGTTTTTGGCTTTGACGCATCAGGCGTTCATTATGAAATTTGCATGTATGGCGGCGGCAATTACGATAAGGAAAAATTAAAAGCCGATATCCACAAAATTGTGGACCAGGAAGCGGCCGTTTTTGGCGAAAACCCCAATAAGCGTTATGTATTCATTGTGCACAACCGCTTAAGGAACGGCGGAGGTTTGGAGCACTTAAGCTCAACTGTATTAGGGGCATCGCGCGATAGCTATGCTAATGATAAAGGCTACCAAAGCTTTTTGGGCCTGGTGGCCCATGAGCATTTCCATTTGTGGAATGTAAAGCGCCTGCGCCCTGTTGTGTTAGGCCCTTTTGATTATGACAATGAAAACTATACCACCAATTTGTGGATAGCCGAAGGTTTTACCGAGTACTACCAGGGTATCATTGTACGCCGTACGCAGCTGTTCCCGGTTCAGAATTATTTTGATGTTTTGGAGGGCGAGTTCAATGTGCTTGAAAACCTGCCCGGAAAGAATGTACAAACCCTTGCCGAATCAAGCTTTGATGCCTGGATCAAGGCTTACCGCCCTAACGAAAACTCTAACAATACCACGATATCATACTACAACAAAGGGGCAATCATTGGTATGATGCTCGATCTGGAGATCATCAACGACAGCAAAGGCAAATACTCGTTAGATGATGCCATGAAGTACATGTACACCCAGTATTATAAAATCAAAAAGCGCGGTTACACCGATGCTGAGTTTAAAGCTGCCTTTGAAAAATTTGCAGGTAAAAAACTTGATGATTTTTATGCCAGATACATCAACGGCCTAACCCCTATCGATTATAATAAATACTTAGGTTATGCCGGTTATAAAGCAGAGGATGAACTGGCCGATAAAAACGATGCTGCTTTAGGTATCACTACTACTACAACCGCAGCTAAAAAAATTATTGTTACGAGCGTGCAACGTGGTACTGCCGCTTATATCGATGGCATTAACGTAAACGACGAAATCACCGCTATTGACGGAACGCCGGTTACTGATGCTGCAACTATGATTAATGGTAAAAATCCCGGCGATAAAATTGAAGTTACTGTAACCCGCGACGGGCAAGCTATGACCTTACCGGTTACCCTGCTGAAAAGCAACCGCGTTAAATACAATATTGTTACCCTTGATAGCCCAACCGAACAGCAAATGGTTGTGAGGAGGAAGTGGTTAAGTATATAA
- a CDS encoding type II toxin-antitoxin system YoeB family toxin, producing MNSEHRIIYDVVDETINVYSLRGHYE from the coding sequence ATAAACTCCGAACATCGTATTATCTATGATGTGGTTGATGAAACCATTAATGTTTACTCTTTACGAGGGCATTATGAATGA
- a CDS encoding APC family permease — protein MPSATSLKKIRPIQLVAVIFFTVSGGPYGLEPLLSYAGDHGALIILLITPLMWDVPAIFTVLELNSMMPITGGYYKWVKYALGTHWGFVEGWWTWLYTFVDLAIYPVLFVQYAGFFFPELLNFQIPVCLVIIWASAGLNILGIMPVGRVSLFLSAAVLAPIILMIALGIYHHSGPMHIPATSLKGLSFPSFGMALYTVMWNCLGWDNVTTYAEEVEKPVRSYLISIFTAFALVMVVYFFAIWVAQQSGINHDTLTENGFPALGVLIGGHWLGIVVAAGGMASTLGIYTAVLLSVSRVPQVMSEDNLLPKGVNKLHSRFKTPFVSIIICSIVVSFMVLWTFADLLIIDVTVYGAGLSLEYIALVKLRVKEPMKERPFRIPLGVTGLCLVLLLPFIVYSVALGGALSSTPKALSAAIFALVALSSAEVAWQIIKLSKPELKQ, from the coding sequence ATGCCCTCTGCAACCTCATTAAAAAAAATACGCCCTATACAGCTTGTCGCTGTTATTTTTTTTACTGTATCCGGTGGCCCTTACGGCCTTGAGCCGCTATTAAGTTATGCAGGCGATCATGGCGCGCTAATCATCCTGCTCATAACCCCGTTAATGTGGGACGTCCCAGCCATATTTACCGTGCTTGAGCTTAACAGCATGATGCCTATTACCGGCGGCTATTACAAATGGGTAAAATATGCCCTCGGCACCCACTGGGGTTTTGTTGAGGGCTGGTGGACCTGGCTCTATACTTTTGTCGACCTTGCCATTTACCCGGTGCTTTTTGTGCAATACGCCGGTTTCTTTTTCCCTGAATTGCTAAATTTTCAGATTCCGGTTTGTTTAGTGATCATCTGGGCATCCGCCGGGTTAAATATTTTAGGCATTATGCCGGTGGGTAGGGTTTCGCTATTTTTAAGTGCTGCTGTACTTGCGCCTATTATATTAATGATAGCATTAGGTATTTATCACCACAGCGGACCGATGCACATCCCTGCCACTTCGTTAAAAGGGCTCAGCTTCCCGTCGTTTGGTATGGCTTTGTACACGGTAATGTGGAACTGCCTGGGCTGGGATAATGTAACCACCTATGCCGAAGAAGTTGAAAAACCCGTACGCTCATATCTTATTTCAATTTTTACAGCTTTTGCGCTGGTAATGGTGGTATACTTCTTTGCCATTTGGGTTGCCCAGCAATCGGGCATTAACCACGATACATTAACCGAAAATGGGTTTCCTGCATTAGGCGTATTGATTGGCGGGCACTGGCTTGGCATAGTAGTAGCAGCGGGCGGGATGGCCAGTACCCTCGGCATCTATACCGCTGTGTTATTATCGGTATCGCGCGTGCCGCAGGTAATGTCTGAAGATAATTTACTTCCAAAAGGTGTTAACAAACTACACTCTCGTTTTAAAACACCTTTTGTTTCCATCATCATTTGCTCCATAGTTGTGAGTTTTATGGTACTGTGGACCTTTGCCGATCTGCTCATCATTGATGTAACCGTTTACGGTGCAGGACTTTCTTTAGAGTATATCGCCCTCGTAAAACTTCGCGTCAAGGAGCCGATGAAAGAGCGGCCTTTCCGGATCCCGCTTGGCGTTACCGGCCTGTGTCTGGTTTTGCTGCTACCATTTATTGTTTACAGTGTAGCGCTTGGCGGGGCATTGAGCTCGACACCAAAAGCGCTTTCCGCGGCTATATTTGCACTGGTTGCATTATCAAGTGCGGAAGTGGCCTGGCAAATTATTAAACTAAGCAAGCCTGAGCTGAAGCAATAA
- a CDS encoding DUF2683 family protein has protein sequence METFIVHPENKEQSAAVKAFLKALKINFEKHETGLYNTEFVEQVLAGETARKAGKKGVRVNLSHSNIS, from the coding sequence ATGGAAACATTCATTGTACATCCTGAAAACAAAGAACAATCAGCCGCTGTCAAAGCTTTTTTAAAGGCACTCAAGATCAATTTTGAGAAGCATGAAACGGGTTTATACAATACCGAATTTGTTGAACAGGTGTTAGCGGGTGAAACAGCACGAAAAGCTGGTAAAAAAGGCGTTAGGGTAAACCTGAGCCACTCAAATATAAGCTAA
- a CDS encoding DUF2752 domain-containing protein, whose amino-acid sequence MIKRFFSKYFELLFWIAAMLSLAMTSPTEASHFTLCPLKLMGIGWCPGCGLGHSIIYLFHGDISSSFRAHWLGIPAVAVIFNRIYVLTKARLLERNQFKSLT is encoded by the coding sequence TTGATTAAGCGGTTTTTTTCAAAATATTTTGAACTGTTGTTCTGGATAGCGGCGATGCTTTCATTGGCGATGACCTCGCCGACCGAAGCATCGCACTTTACCCTGTGCCCACTTAAACTAATGGGCATTGGCTGGTGTCCCGGCTGTGGCCTTGGGCATAGTATTATTTATCTTTTCCATGGCGATATCAGCAGTTCGTTCCGTGCCCACTGGCTTGGCATCCCTGCCGTGGCCGTGATCTTTAACCGGATTTATGTGCTTACCAAAGCGAGGCTGCTGGAAAGGAATCAGTTTAAGAGCCTTACCTAA
- a CDS encoding DUF4199 domain-containing protein: MKNAVLSGGIIGVLSIIWIFAMPRLGVMPQKDVVAPVEYFSFIIPAIGLFFGIMSYRKNECNGQMGFLEALFQSFKILIVGGIIAVFGSILYISYVSSAGANIKDFSERIFGALIVGVLLAFAVSLLFTNKANKLD, from the coding sequence ATGAAGAATGCAGTGTTATCAGGGGGTATCATCGGCGTACTAAGTATTATCTGGATCTTTGCTATGCCACGGCTTGGCGTTATGCCGCAAAAAGACGTTGTGGCCCCAGTCGAATACTTTTCATTTATTATACCGGCTATCGGGCTTTTTTTCGGTATCATGAGTTATCGAAAAAACGAGTGTAATGGCCAGATGGGCTTTTTGGAAGCCCTTTTTCAAAGCTTTAAAATATTAATTGTAGGCGGCATCATCGCCGTTTTCGGCTCAATACTTTATATCAGCTACGTATCGTCGGCGGGTGCTAACATAAAGGATTTTTCTGAACGGATTTTTGGTGCGTTAATAGTTGGGGTACTGCTCGCCTTCGCGGTATCATTATTATTCACCAACAAAGCGAACAAACTTGATTAA